From the Candidatus Krumholzibacteriota bacterium genome, one window contains:
- a CDS encoding SDR family oxidoreductase: MAAVGISIESLLCQGLPTEPDPDAGTVLVTGASGYIGGRLVPELTARGYNVRVMVRGYPSEYKALWPECEVVVADALDMDALRRALEGVSVAYYLIHSMLLGREEFAEADIRAACNFRKAAEERNIRRIIYLGGLGDVAKGLSKHLRSRIEVSEELCSGNVKVTVLRAAVIIGSGSASYEIMGNLVKKLPIIPEPRAAKSLCQPISIRDIVKYLVAVLEIEETSGKMFDVGGREVMSYSEMLEKTAAVLGVKRVFVPASFFSTGAYSYITSLLTPVPGPITRCLMEGLKNDVVCRENKIKEYVDFVMVGFEEAIERAIAKEKKDRVKTRWSNAYYPSRKFLPKLGDLKEAPQYKAFASLVTGKEAAKLFGSICAVGGPEGWFHGNWLWRLRGAIDRIILGVGTSRGRRKMSHLKVNDVVDFWRVEDLQVNRRLLLRSELKLPGNAWLEFNILEKEESRELSITAWYYTGSVFGKLYWYFFLPFHHFIFKGLIEQIEKRS, encoded by the coding sequence ATGGCCGCTGTGGGAATTTCTATTGAGAGTTTGTTATGTCAGGGCTTACCGACGGAACCTGACCCTGATGCCGGTACGGTCCTGGTAACAGGAGCAAGCGGATACATAGGCGGCAGGCTGGTCCCTGAGCTCACGGCGCGGGGATATAATGTTCGTGTGATGGTCAGGGGGTATCCCTCTGAATATAAAGCTCTTTGGCCCGAATGCGAAGTTGTTGTCGCGGACGCTCTTGATATGGACGCTTTAAGACGCGCTCTTGAAGGAGTGTCAGTAGCGTATTATTTGATTCATTCCATGCTTCTGGGCCGTGAGGAATTTGCCGAAGCGGATATCAGGGCGGCCTGTAATTTCAGGAAAGCGGCTGAGGAAAGAAATATCAGGAGAATAATATATCTCGGGGGTCTTGGCGATGTGGCTAAGGGTCTCTCGAAACATCTCAGAAGCAGGATTGAAGTTTCAGAAGAACTGTGTTCCGGAAATGTGAAGGTTACAGTGCTTCGGGCCGCTGTGATAATAGGTTCCGGCAGTGCTTCCTATGAAATTATGGGGAATCTTGTAAAAAAGCTGCCGATTATTCCTGAGCCGCGGGCGGCGAAAAGTCTCTGCCAGCCTATTTCAATAAGGGATATAGTGAAATATCTCGTAGCTGTTCTTGAAATAGAAGAGACATCGGGAAAGATGTTTGACGTTGGAGGCCGTGAGGTTATGAGTTATTCAGAGATGCTGGAAAAGACTGCCGCTGTTCTAGGTGTAAAAAGGGTTTTTGTACCGGCATCTTTTTTTAGCACAGGGGCTTATTCATATATAACGAGTCTCCTCACACCCGTTCCGGGGCCGATTACGAGATGCCTTATGGAGGGATTGAAGAATGATGTTGTCTGCAGAGAAAACAAGATAAAAGAGTATGTGGATTTTGTCATGGTGGGGTTTGAAGAAGCTATAGAGAGAGCAATTGCCAAAGAAAAAAAGGACAGAGTGAAGACAAGATGGTCCAACGCGTATTACCCTTCTAGGAAGTTCCTGCCGAAACTCGGCGATTTGAAAGAAGCTCCCCAATATAAGGCTTTTGCTTCACTTGTTACCGGGAAGGAGGCGGCGAAACTTTTCGGTTCAATCTGCGCGGTCGGGGGGCCTGAAGGATGGTTCCACGGTAACTGGTTATGGCGGCTCAGGGGCGCGATTGACAGAATAATACTCGGTGTCGGCACGTCGAGGGGAAGGCGTAAAATGTCTCATTTGAAGGTCAACGATGTTGTGGATTTCTGGCGTGTCGAGGATCTTCAGGTAAACAGAAGGCTTCTTCTGAGATCCGAGTTGAAGCTTCCCGGAAATGCCTGGCTGGAATTTAATATCTTAGAGAAGGAAGAGTCCAGAGAGTTGTCAATAACGGCATGGTATTATACCGGATCTGTTTTCGGAAAACTCTACTGGTATTTTTTTCTGCCCTTTCATCATTTTATCTTCAAAGGGCTTATAGAGCAGATTGAAAAAAGAAGCTGA
- a CDS encoding metallophosphoesterase, translating into MSIEQNTRSFFVSDLHGKTPRFTKLFRAVAEEKPGFLFVGGDILPPIDPPQFSGERFLRGYFLGELAKLRDGLGDSYPRVFVILGNDDGRHEENSLIEASEEGLIDYIHGRRAKAARWQVFGYSFVPPTPFRLKDWERYDVSRFVDIGCISPEEGSHSFSMDKNDLKYGTIKEDLEKLTEGHDMDNAIFLFHSPPYKTNIDRADLDGVRIDHTPLDVHVGSIAIQRFIEKRQPLMTMHGHIHESARITGCWRERIGKTLAVTAAHDGPELALVRFDLADIDNVERELI; encoded by the coding sequence ATGAGTATTGAACAGAATACCAGATCATTCTTCGTCTCCGACCTTCACGGCAAGACCCCCAGGTTCACAAAGCTGTTTAGGGCTGTGGCGGAGGAAAAACCGGGGTTTTTGTTTGTCGGCGGGGATATTCTTCCTCCGATAGATCCGCCGCAGTTCTCCGGAGAGAGATTTCTACGCGGTTACTTTCTCGGTGAACTGGCCAAACTTCGTGACGGGCTCGGCGATTCATACCCGCGTGTTTTTGTTATTCTGGGGAACGACGACGGCAGGCACGAAGAAAATTCATTGATAGAAGCATCAGAAGAAGGGCTTATTGATTACATTCACGGCCGCAGGGCGAAGGCTGCCCGCTGGCAGGTATTCGGATATTCCTTTGTTCCTCCCACCCCCTTCAGGCTTAAAGACTGGGAACGGTATGATGTCTCCCGATTCGTTGATATAGGATGTATATCTCCTGAAGAAGGGAGCCACAGCTTCTCCATGGATAAGAACGATCTCAAGTACGGTACTATTAAAGAGGACCTTGAGAAACTTACCGAAGGACATGATATGGATAACGCGATCTTCCTGTTCCATTCGCCTCCCTATAAGACAAACATCGACAGGGCCGATCTCGACGGAGTCAGGATAGATCACACCCCCCTGGATGTACATGTCGGAAGCATTGCGATTCAAAGATTCATAGAAAAGAGGCAGCCCCTGATGACCATGCACGGACACATTCATGAATCAGCTCGAATTACAGGCTGCTGGCGGGAACGGATCGGAAAAACCCTGGCGGTAACGGCAGCTCACGACGGACCCGAACTTGCCCTGGTCAGGTTTGACCTGGCCGACATCGATAATGTTGAACGTGAGCTGATCTGA
- a CDS encoding DUF4236 domain-containing protein, protein MKRKRIAPGLTLNLSKRGGSVSVGPRGARVSAGTSGTRKTVGVPGTGLYYTERKKRGSSKKRKRSSGSRSSSSEVYSPRRVPVEKRVTLGFFKRLFTPQDEEDFVDGLKAFVEKDEDRALELFYKSMHIADSAFMAGFIALKRKRFPDAVSAFLAADKLHNNLGRYFDKYGISLFLTMSITDEITAHIAPKRRGLFLGLVEAYQELKEYDKAVKTLLKLRNLAPDDVLVKVSLAELSLEADPGDHRACREIVKMASDVENESDIHAALLLYKGKALKTMGLLTAARDALTKAARRKKDRSKTLLKAIRYERALVYGKLGRKSRARAEFEKLYAEDPSYEDVAARLKV, encoded by the coding sequence ATAAAGCGTAAACGTATAGCACCCGGGCTGACTCTGAATCTAAGCAAAAGGGGCGGTTCGGTCTCTGTGGGGCCCAGGGGGGCCAGGGTGTCCGCGGGAACTTCTGGCACCCGTAAAACGGTAGGCGTTCCCGGAACGGGATTATACTATACAGAGCGTAAAAAGCGCGGAAGTTCAAAGAAGCGTAAACGGTCATCCGGTTCACGCTCATCCTCTTCAGAGGTTTATTCACCCCGCCGGGTTCCGGTTGAGAAGAGAGTTACACTCGGGTTTTTTAAGAGGTTGTTTACCCCTCAGGACGAGGAGGATTTTGTTGACGGCCTCAAAGCATTTGTTGAAAAGGATGAAGATAGAGCTCTTGAATTATTCTACAAGTCGATGCATATAGCAGACTCCGCTTTTATGGCTGGATTTATTGCCCTTAAGCGGAAGCGCTTCCCGGACGCAGTTTCAGCTTTTCTCGCCGCTGATAAACTGCATAATAATTTAGGACGCTACTTTGATAAATACGGAATTTCTCTCTTTCTCACCATGTCTATTACAGATGAAATTACCGCCCATATCGCTCCGAAGCGAAGGGGGCTTTTCCTCGGGCTTGTCGAGGCATACCAGGAGCTTAAAGAATATGATAAAGCTGTAAAAACCCTTTTGAAACTCCGCAATCTGGCCCCGGACGACGTGCTTGTAAAGGTCTCTCTGGCCGAGCTCTCTCTTGAGGCCGATCCGGGTGACCATAGGGCATGCCGGGAGATAGTAAAAATGGCATCTGATGTAGAGAATGAATCTGACATTCACGCCGCGCTTCTGCTTTACAAAGGAAAGGCACTTAAGACTATGGGGCTTTTAACAGCAGCCAGAGATGCCCTGACGAAAGCTGCCCGGCGGAAAAAAGACAGAAGCAAAACTCTGCTTAAAGCCATTCGTTATGAACGGGCTCTGGTTTACGGCAAACTCGGAAGAAAGTCGAGGGCGCGGGCTGAATTTGAGAAATTATACGCGGAAGATCCGTCTTATGAGGATGTCGCCGCCAGGTTGAAGGTATAA
- a CDS encoding NAD(P)-binding protein, translating into MVIGGGAAGLAATHTIHDKGYRVALAERDVELGGVLLQRIRIRFSGLQEFNEELTGP; encoded by the coding sequence TTGGTCATCGGAGGAGGTGCAGCTGGGCTCGCAGCGACACACACCATCCACGATAAGGGATACCGTGTTGCTTTAGCCGAACGGGACGTCGAACTCGGAGGTGTCCTGCTGCAGCGCATTCGCATACGGTTTTCCGGGCTACAGGAGTTCAACGAAGAGCTCACCGGCCCCTGA
- a CDS encoding PEP/pyruvate-binding domain-containing protein, translated as MGMKNYSPHRGLLVPFDRDFFSSDHRFTYIGRGELGGKAHGLAEMKGIIDSELGGRFAPDLNAYIPTLTVITTEYFDLFMKENDLYSIAYSDKRDDLIAHAFQRAHLPVRLVGDLRALVHEVHTPLAVRSSSMLEDAMFEPFASVYGTKMIPNNQPGVDKRFSKLVEAVKYVYASTFFGAARNYMKATHHTTRDEKMAVIIQEVVGSKFGERFYPNISGVVRSYNFYPTGNASPEDGVADLALGLGRTIVDEGMAWSYSPAYPKAGAPFNSINDMLKNTQTEFWAVNMKGPAAYDPLNETEYMNKYDLTDGEYDGTLKNIASTLDSQDGKIVMGTGRKGPRIIDFAPILKAGIIPLNDLLKTLLKACEDSLGVMVEIEFAVRMDIKRGKPAEFGFLQIRPMVVSESTVELDENEMRGEKVLLSSETVLGNGTIDSIRDIVYVDPEKFDVRKTEKIAEEMDALNRSLVKAGREYILVGFGRWGTSDPSGGIPVKFDQISGAKVIVEASLPGLSFPLSQGSHFFHNVTSFKIFYFSLEHREESGIDWEWLRNNNIIEETEHLKHVETSSPLRVKVDGRKSMGVVLHG; from the coding sequence ATGGGGATGAAAAATTACAGCCCGCATCGTGGCCTGCTGGTGCCGTTTGACCGGGATTTCTTTTCCAGTGATCATAGATTCACATATATTGGGAGAGGTGAACTGGGCGGCAAGGCCCATGGCCTGGCAGAGATGAAGGGTATCATAGATTCCGAGTTAGGCGGAAGGTTCGCCCCGGATCTGAATGCTTATATCCCCACACTGACTGTAATAACAACGGAATATTTCGATCTCTTCATGAAGGAGAACGATCTCTATTCCATAGCGTATTCCGACAAGAGGGATGATCTGATAGCTCATGCCTTTCAGAGAGCCCACCTTCCGGTAAGGTTGGTGGGGGATCTAAGGGCGCTGGTACATGAGGTTCATACGCCGTTGGCTGTGAGGTCTTCCAGTATGCTCGAGGATGCCATGTTCGAGCCCTTCGCCAGTGTCTACGGCACCAAGATGATACCGAATAATCAGCCCGGAGTGGACAAAAGGTTCAGTAAACTCGTAGAAGCGGTTAAATATGTTTATGCATCCACCTTCTTCGGGGCGGCCAGAAACTACATGAAAGCCACCCATCACACCACCAGGGACGAGAAGATGGCTGTGATTATTCAGGAGGTGGTCGGATCGAAGTTCGGAGAGAGGTTCTATCCGAATATCTCGGGAGTTGTAAGGTCTTATAATTTCTATCCAACCGGAAACGCTTCCCCTGAAGACGGTGTGGCGGATCTGGCGCTGGGGCTCGGAAGAACCATAGTAGACGAAGGGATGGCCTGGTCTTACTCTCCGGCTTATCCTAAAGCGGGCGCGCCGTTTAACTCCATAAACGACATGCTGAAGAATACCCAGACAGAGTTCTGGGCTGTGAATATGAAAGGCCCCGCCGCTTACGATCCCCTGAACGAGACCGAGTATATGAATAAATACGATTTGACAGACGGCGAATATGACGGAACTCTGAAGAATATCGCCTCCACACTGGATTCTCAGGACGGCAAAATCGTTATGGGGACAGGACGCAAGGGTCCCCGGATTATAGATTTCGCCCCGATTCTGAAGGCTGGAATCATACCCCTCAATGACCTTCTCAAGACACTTCTCAAGGCCTGCGAGGACAGTCTTGGAGTAATGGTGGAGATAGAATTCGCCGTCCGGATGGACATAAAAAGAGGAAAACCCGCCGAGTTCGGATTTCTCCAGATCAGGCCGATGGTGGTCTCGGAGTCCACAGTGGAGCTGGATGAAAATGAAATGAGGGGGGAAAAGGTTCTTCTGTCATCAGAGACGGTGCTGGGAAACGGAACTATTGATTCCATAAGGGATATAGTCTATGTCGACCCGGAAAAATTCGATGTCAGGAAAACAGAGAAGATAGCCGAAGAAATGGATGCTCTTAACCGGTCGTTGGTCAAGGCGGGGAGGGAATACATTCTTGTTGGATTCGGAAGGTGGGGCACTTCCGATCCTTCAGGCGGAATTCCGGTGAAATTTGACCAGATATCAGGCGCAAAGGTGATTGTTGAGGCTTCTCTTCCCGGACTCAGCTTCCCCCTGAGCCAAGGTTCTCATTTCTTTCACAATGTTACCAGTTTCAAGATCTTCTATTTCTCCCTGGAGCACAGGGAAGAATCAGGTATTGACTGGGAATGGCTGCGGAACAATAATATTATAGAAGAGACCGAGCATTTGAAGCACGTCGAAACCTCCTCGCCTCTGCGGGTAAAAGTCGACGGTAGAAAGAGCATGGGAGTCGTGTTGCATGGATGA
- a CDS encoding aminotransferase class III-fold pyridoxal phosphate-dependent enzyme yields the protein MAEDPIMLLEKIRDYGGKRITGGLDDDAIRKFCERDEKLPLAIKRAVSEHKRLRGEFEKELSMPEEELCKLLQSEFVNFYKSETRNPFVAISAAGPWIVTSHGAVIHDSAGYGMLGMGHSSPELLESMAKPWVMANVMTPQFSQKRFTNRLKKEIGHTRGECPYSRFICMNSGSESVSVASRISDINALLETSEGAPHEGRTIKQLAVEEGFHGRTYRAAAVSDSCMDAYKEHLASFQKGQTLVTVPLNDCEALKEAFARAEKENVFFEAMYIEPVMGEGEPGKAVSREFYDLARKLTLESGSMFIVDSVQAALRVQGCLSIVDYPGFEGCEAPDCETYSKALNAGQYPLSVLGLNKKFADIYTPGVYGNTMTTNPRALEVGCAVLDDITDRLRVNIREKGEELYEKLEKLAAEFPEAIISVTGTGLIVSAELNPDRYQVVGEKGFEYYLRIHGIGMIHGGHNGIRFTPHFNITSEEIDLIIKAVRDGLKELG from the coding sequence ATGGCTGAAGATCCTATTATGCTTCTTGAAAAGATAAGAGATTATGGCGGGAAGAGGATCACCGGCGGATTGGACGATGACGCAATCCGTAAGTTCTGTGAAAGGGACGAAAAGCTGCCGCTGGCAATTAAGCGGGCGGTAAGCGAGCATAAGCGTCTCCGCGGTGAGTTTGAGAAAGAACTTTCCATGCCTGAAGAAGAGCTTTGCAAATTACTTCAATCGGAGTTCGTTAATTTTTATAAATCAGAGACCAGAAATCCATTTGTAGCTATAAGCGCCGCGGGGCCGTGGATAGTGACCAGCCACGGCGCGGTTATACACGATTCAGCCGGTTACGGCATGCTGGGTATGGGCCATTCGTCGCCGGAACTGCTCGAATCGATGGCAAAGCCCTGGGTGATGGCGAATGTTATGACTCCCCAATTCAGCCAGAAACGATTTACCAATCGCCTGAAAAAGGAAATCGGGCATACACGCGGGGAATGCCCCTACAGCCGTTTCATATGCATGAACAGCGGATCTGAATCGGTGAGTGTCGCTTCCCGCATTTCTGATATTAACGCCCTTCTGGAGACCTCTGAGGGTGCGCCTCATGAGGGCAGAACGATAAAGCAGCTGGCGGTAGAGGAAGGCTTCCACGGGCGCACATACAGAGCCGCGGCCGTTTCCGATTCATGTATGGACGCCTATAAAGAACATCTCGCTTCTTTTCAAAAGGGACAAACTCTTGTAACCGTACCCCTCAACGATTGTGAAGCGCTTAAAGAGGCTTTTGCGCGGGCGGAGAAAGAGAATGTTTTCTTTGAAGCTATGTACATTGAACCTGTCATGGGTGAGGGTGAGCCCGGAAAGGCGGTTTCCAGAGAGTTTTACGACCTCGCCAGGAAACTCACTCTTGAAAGCGGCTCGATGTTTATAGTCGATTCTGTTCAGGCGGCCTTAAGGGTACAGGGTTGTCTGAGTATTGTGGACTACCCCGGGTTTGAAGGCTGCGAAGCCCCCGATTGCGAGACCTATTCAAAAGCTCTTAACGCCGGGCAATATCCGTTGTCTGTTCTGGGTTTGAATAAGAAGTTCGCCGATATATACACACCCGGCGTGTATGGAAATACCATGACTACAAACCCGAGGGCGCTCGAAGTAGGATGCGCTGTACTCGATGATATTACAGACCGTCTGCGGGTCAACATACGTGAAAAAGGTGAAGAACTTTACGAAAAGTTAGAAAAACTGGCCGCGGAATTTCCTGAAGCGATAATCTCGGTAACTGGCACAGGTTTGATAGTCAGCGCCGAATTAAATCCGGACAGGTACCAGGTAGTGGGTGAAAAAGGATTCGAATATTACCTGCGTATCCACGGTATTGGAATGATACACGGCGGGCACAATGGAATAAGATTTACTCCGCATTTTAACATTACATCAGAGGAAATAGATCTTATCATCAAAGCTGTAAGGGACGGACTGAAGGAGCTGGGGTAG
- a CDS encoding PEP/pyruvate-binding domain-containing protein: MDDKKNISDNLIQSFREREKELKCLYRIEEILKKSGKEKQQVYDEIIEAIPWGWQYPQYCMARITIGTDVYQPPGFEETPWVLEADIMVQQKKAGEVAVYYTREVSGEDQGHFLKHEKRLLEAIADRLGSHILYMQLEEAPDGEVSREQKDESRQWQVILNLLRHTDRNLHATLCEKMLNHLNWSGIAEVEEIESGCLGKNRTMDNELSGEVNQPGERQKIDLCDETCDKIFRVAAKHFTDSRILNYLQKWIADDKLKFLAHVANRNLTLPEVISAVRRYRDIAGEGVELSNVAKKGVVVSLIRKFFSSQLNYIRIAKNYFSIEDFFKIIDSIIYTKDSRGRLGGKSAGLFLAENIIRKSKDSKDLFKEIKTPKSWYITSDVLLGFLKYNNLDEIMEQKYKDIRQVRMEYLYVVRTFKNGSFPPEIVQMLSMALDEFDEKPLIVRSSSLLEDSLGAAFSGKYKSLFLANQGSKRQRLEDLMDAIAEVYSSTFGPDPIQYRAERNLLDFNEEMGIIIQEVVGNRIGDYFLPAFAGVAFSRNDFRWSPRIKREDGLMRMVPGLGTRAVDRISEDYPVLVAPGQPSLKVNATPDEVVYYSPRKLDLINLRTKSFETVDIKELLKKHGRELPLFSKMVSRYEEGHLKTPLAMNIDFEKDDLLVTFDGMIKKTRLVEQMDGVLRMLSDKLETSVDVEFAHDGEDLYLLQCRPQSFSEDSAPAAIPKDISEERMLFSAHRYISNGLVPDLTHIVYVDPEKYSQLSSREEMAEVGRAVGELNKVLPKRGFILMGPGRWGSRGDIKMGVSVTYSDINNTAVLTEIARKKGNYMPDLSFGTHFFQDLVEGQIRYLPLYPDEEENVFNERFLLGSRNILSEIVPQYSHLGDVIKLIDLPEVTDGLILRVLMNAELNEAVGILAEPDKKQIREGVQVEDHDLPAEKHWLWRLRMAKHIASEVDPERFGVEGFYVFGSTKNATAGLNSDIDVLIHFRGTENQREELKLWLEGWSLCLDEINYLRTGYRTGGLLDVHIVTDEDIENKNSYAVKIGAVTDPAREIPLKKKKNK, from the coding sequence ATGGATGACAAGAAGAATATTTCGGATAACCTGATCCAGTCCTTCCGTGAACGGGAAAAGGAGCTGAAATGCCTCTACAGGATCGAGGAGATCCTTAAAAAATCCGGAAAGGAAAAGCAGCAGGTTTACGACGAAATTATAGAAGCTATTCCGTGGGGCTGGCAGTACCCCCAGTACTGTATGGCAAGGATTACCATCGGCACCGATGTTTACCAGCCTCCGGGTTTTGAGGAAACCCCCTGGGTACTGGAAGCAGATATCATGGTTCAGCAGAAGAAGGCTGGAGAGGTTGCGGTATACTATACCAGGGAGGTGTCCGGGGAGGACCAGGGCCACTTTCTCAAACATGAAAAGAGACTCCTCGAAGCGATAGCGGACAGGCTGGGCAGTCATATCCTTTACATGCAGCTTGAGGAAGCTCCTGACGGTGAAGTCAGCCGCGAACAGAAGGATGAATCCAGACAATGGCAGGTTATCCTTAATCTTCTCAGACACACTGACAGGAATCTGCACGCAACCCTCTGCGAGAAGATGCTGAATCATCTGAACTGGAGCGGTATTGCTGAAGTGGAGGAGATAGAATCGGGTTGTCTCGGAAAGAACCGGACAATGGACAATGAATTGAGCGGTGAAGTAAATCAGCCCGGAGAGAGACAGAAGATCGATTTATGCGATGAGACATGTGATAAGATATTCCGTGTCGCCGCCAAGCACTTCACCGACAGCAGGATACTTAATTACCTTCAGAAGTGGATAGCTGACGATAAGCTCAAATTCCTTGCCCACGTTGCCAACAGGAACCTGACGTTGCCTGAGGTGATATCAGCTGTCAGGCGCTACCGCGATATTGCCGGCGAGGGGGTGGAACTGTCCAATGTGGCGAAAAAAGGGGTGGTAGTTTCTCTGATAAGGAAGTTCTTCTCCAGCCAGCTGAATTATATAAGAATTGCCAAGAATTACTTTTCCATCGAAGATTTTTTCAAGATTATAGACAGCATAATTTACACCAAGGACAGCCGGGGAAGACTGGGCGGCAAGAGCGCTGGACTTTTTCTGGCTGAGAATATTATAAGGAAGTCAAAAGATTCAAAGGATCTCTTTAAGGAAATAAAGACGCCTAAAAGCTGGTATATTACCTCTGATGTTCTACTGGGATTTCTGAAGTACAATAACCTGGATGAAATCATGGAGCAGAAGTACAAGGATATAAGACAGGTGCGTATGGAGTACCTTTACGTGGTAAGAACATTCAAGAACGGAAGTTTCCCTCCGGAGATAGTTCAGATGCTCTCGATGGCCCTGGATGAATTCGATGAAAAGCCCTTGATAGTGAGATCTTCCAGTCTTCTGGAAGACAGCCTGGGGGCGGCCTTCTCGGGTAAGTACAAAAGTCTGTTCCTGGCCAACCAGGGCAGTAAGAGGCAGCGGCTGGAGGACCTGATGGACGCCATCGCGGAGGTGTATTCTTCCACTTTCGGGCCTGATCCGATACAGTACAGGGCGGAGAGGAACCTTCTCGACTTCAACGAAGAGATGGGGATAATCATACAGGAGGTAGTGGGAAACAGGATAGGGGATTATTTCCTTCCCGCTTTTGCCGGCGTGGCTTTCAGCAGGAACGATTTCAGATGGTCGCCCAGAATCAAGAGGGAAGATGGATTGATGCGGATGGTCCCCGGGCTGGGAACCAGGGCAGTGGACAGGATAAGTGAGGATTACCCGGTACTGGTGGCCCCCGGACAGCCCTCGCTGAAGGTGAACGCTACCCCGGATGAAGTGGTTTACTACTCTCCCAGAAAACTCGATCTGATTAACCTCCGGACTAAATCTTTCGAGACGGTGGATATTAAGGAGCTGCTGAAAAAGCATGGGCGGGAGCTTCCTCTGTTCAGCAAGATGGTATCCAGATATGAGGAAGGCCATCTGAAGACTCCTCTGGCGATGAATATCGATTTTGAGAAGGATGACCTGTTGGTTACTTTCGACGGTATGATAAAGAAGACCAGATTGGTCGAGCAGATGGACGGGGTACTTCGAATGCTCTCAGACAAGCTCGAGACATCCGTGGATGTGGAGTTCGCCCATGACGGAGAGGATCTCTACCTTCTGCAGTGCAGGCCGCAGAGTTTCTCTGAGGACAGTGCTCCGGCGGCGATTCCGAAGGATATCTCCGAAGAGAGAATGCTCTTTTCCGCTCACCGCTATATTTCCAACGGGCTGGTTCCGGACCTGACACACATCGTCTACGTCGACCCCGAGAAGTATTCACAGCTTTCCAGCAGGGAAGAGATGGCAGAGGTGGGAAGGGCTGTCGGCGAATTGAATAAGGTGCTTCCCAAGCGCGGGTTCATACTGATGGGGCCGGGAAGGTGGGGAAGCCGCGGTGATATAAAGATGGGTGTCAGCGTGACTTATTCCGACATAAACAACACCGCCGTTCTTACTGAGATAGCAAGAAAAAAGGGCAACTATATGCCCGATCTGTCATTCGGGACTCACTTTTTCCAGGACCTGGTGGAAGGGCAGATTCGGTATCTACCCCTTTACCCTGACGAAGAAGAGAACGTCTTTAATGAACGCTTTCTTCTTGGCTCCAGGAATATTTTGTCTGAAATCGTTCCTCAATATTCGCATCTGGGAGATGTAATAAAACTGATCGATCTGCCCGAAGTAACTGACGGGCTCATCCTGAGGGTTCTAATGAATGCCGAACTCAACGAGGCGGTCGGTATACTCGCGGAACCGGATAAGAAGCAGATAAGGGAAGGGGTTCAGGTGGAGGACCATGATCTGCCCGCGGAGAAGCACTGGCTGTGGAGGTTGAGAATGGCGAAGCATATAGCTTCCGAGGTCGACCCGGAGCGTTTCGGTGTAGAGGGATTCTATGTTTTCGGAAGTACAAAGAACGCCACGGCAGGCCTGAACAGCGATATAGATGTCCTTATACATTTCAGGGGCACAGAGAACCAGCGCGAGGAGCTTAAGCTTTGGCTGGAAGGTTGGAGCCTGTGTCTGGATGAGATAAACTATCTGAGGACCGGTTACCGTACGGGGGGCTTGCTGGATGTTCATATAGTCACCGACGAGGATATAGAGAATAAGAACAGCTACGCGGTCAAGATAGGCGCTGTTACAGACCCGGCCAGGGAAATTCCTCTGAAAAAGAAGAAGAACAAATAG
- a CDS encoding Glu/Leu/Phe/Val dehydrogenase, with translation MKNLGPLNDVPAPDVMTSPQHMLWMLDEFETVRGKKLPGFITGKPVGMGGSLGRTEATGYGVIFNVREALKELGIPPADTTASFQGFGNVAQYAIELYTKIWGKVICVSCWDQQDQTSYSYKKSGGIDLEELLGITDRFGGIDREKAQELGYEVLPGDAWIEQDVDILVPAALENQITADNVGKISEKVKIIAEGANGPTAPDADKEIAERGIFMIPDLLANAGGVTCSYFEQVQCNMNYFWEKDEVIGKLDAQITSAFEAVNEMRKSRDLYAREAAYVIAVGRVAEACAERGWV, from the coding sequence ATGAAGAATCTCGGACCGCTTAATGATGTTCCCGCTCCGGATGTTATGACGAGCCCACAGCACATGCTGTGGATGCTGGACGAATTCGAAACAGTCAGGGGTAAAAAGCTGCCCGGTTTCATAACGGGAAAACCGGTTGGAATGGGAGGATCTCTGGGGAGAACAGAGGCTACAGGATATGGAGTAATATTCAACGTCAGGGAGGCGCTCAAGGAGCTGGGTATACCGCCCGCAGACACAACGGCAAGTTTTCAGGGATTCGGCAATGTGGCTCAATACGCCATTGAACTCTACACCAAGATATGGGGCAAGGTGATATGCGTTTCCTGCTGGGATCAGCAGGACCAAACCTCTTACAGTTACAAAAAGAGCGGCGGCATAGATCTTGAGGAGCTTCTGGGGATCACCGACCGTTTCGGCGGTATCGACAGGGAGAAGGCGCAGGAACTCGGTTACGAAGTGCTTCCCGGGGATGCCTGGATCGAACAGGATGTGGATATTCTGGTGCCGGCTGCGCTTGAGAATCAGATTACAGCTGACAACGTAGGGAAAATAAGTGAAAAGGTAAAGATCATCGCGGAGGGTGCCAACGGTCCTACCGCCCCCGATGCAGATAAGGAGATAGCCGAACGGGGTATCTTTATGATTCCGGATCTTCTGGCCAACGCCGGGGGGGTTACCTGCAGTTATTTCGAACAGGTACAGTGCAATATGAACTACTTCTGGGAGAAGGATGAGGTAATAGGTAAACTGGACGCCCAGATAACCAGCGCGTTCGAAGCGGTTAATGAAATGAGAAAATCCAGAGATCTCTACGCTCGGGAAGCCGCTTATGTTATAGCTGTAGGAAGAGTTGCCGAAGCCTGTGCGGAGCGCGGCTGGGTCTGA